In Limibacter armeniacum, a single window of DNA contains:
- a CDS encoding phospholipid scramblase-related protein — translation MNSILNNNLFLVKEHVGMFKASNNYDIHDPETGDIVLHCREENLSIFTKLFRFSDYKRMTPFNIEIRTPEGEKILTVRRGISLFLSKVEVLNEKDEVVGLFKQKFFSIGGKFNVLDPSEQVLCSLKGKWTSWDFRFVKENEEFATVTKKWSGLGKELFTTADNYVLQIDDKVPSDHPLRLLIMAAVMCIDMVLKE, via the coding sequence ATGAATTCAATCCTTAACAATAACCTGTTTTTAGTAAAGGAACATGTTGGTATGTTCAAGGCATCCAACAATTATGATATCCATGACCCTGAGACAGGAGATATCGTACTGCACTGTAGAGAGGAAAACCTGAGTATTTTCACTAAGCTTTTCAGATTTAGTGACTACAAAAGAATGACTCCTTTTAACATTGAGATCAGAACACCTGAAGGAGAAAAAATCCTGACTGTAAGAAGAGGAATCTCTCTGTTCCTGTCAAAAGTGGAAGTCCTGAATGAAAAGGATGAAGTGGTTGGACTGTTCAAGCAGAAGTTTTTCTCTATTGGAGGTAAATTCAATGTTTTGGACCCTAGTGAGCAGGTACTTTGTTCACTGAAAGGAAAATGGACTAGCTGGGATTTCAGATTTGTGAAAGAGAATGAGGAGTTTGCTACTGTGACCAAGAAATGGAGCGGACTGGGTAAGGAGCTTTTCACTACAGCAGATAATTATGTTTTGCAGATTGATGATAAAGTACCTTCAGATCACCCACTGCGTCTACTGATTATGGCTGCCGTAATGTGTATCGATATGGTATTGAAAGAATAG
- a CDS encoding PepSY-associated TM helix domain-containing protein, with amino-acid sequence MRSFNTRQVFRLIHLFIGLTSGLIVFIEAVTGAIWVFNEEISSLLKEDITVEMKDAPKLSPTEAVAFAKNELPNRAVHGILYSNEAKPIEVIFYEAEPEFYYSIYLDPYSGKVIDRKNHKDSFFSFVLDGHLHLWLPPKIGTPIVSYGTLLFLFSIITGIVLWWPKNRKGRRQRLKLDWKPSTRWRRKNFDLHTVLGFYVSALALVFAITGLVMALNWFYVLFYSSIGGDKETAFIIPKNTSEKIPSENQLKPIDQLPDFLEKQYPTAKDYEIHFPYADSVSIYVEVSYQDGIYSDADYLFFDQYTLEDVSTPSVYGKYQDASFQDHLIRMNYDIHVGAILGLPTKVLAFLTSLLIATLPITGLVIYLGRKKKQKQRISTY; translated from the coding sequence ATGAGAAGTTTCAATACACGTCAGGTTTTTCGGTTGATTCACTTATTCATTGGGCTTACTTCAGGGCTTATTGTTTTTATTGAAGCAGTTACAGGAGCTATTTGGGTATTTAATGAGGAAATTTCCTCACTCCTCAAAGAGGACATTACAGTTGAAATGAAAGACGCACCAAAACTTTCACCAACTGAGGCAGTAGCCTTTGCAAAAAATGAACTTCCTAACCGTGCTGTTCATGGTATCTTATACTCAAATGAGGCAAAACCTATTGAGGTCATCTTTTATGAGGCAGAACCTGAGTTCTATTATTCCATTTACCTCGATCCTTACAGTGGAAAAGTAATTGACAGAAAAAATCACAAAGATAGTTTCTTCTCATTTGTGTTGGATGGGCATTTACACTTGTGGTTGCCTCCCAAGATTGGAACTCCCATCGTTTCTTATGGTACGTTACTATTTCTATTTTCCATTATCACTGGCATTGTCTTATGGTGGCCCAAAAACAGAAAAGGGAGACGGCAACGCCTCAAACTTGACTGGAAACCGTCAACACGATGGAGACGAAAAAACTTTGACCTACATACAGTCCTAGGCTTTTATGTTTCTGCTTTGGCATTAGTATTTGCCATCACTGGGCTAGTTATGGCGCTTAACTGGTTTTACGTACTGTTTTACAGTTCAATTGGTGGTGATAAAGAAACTGCCTTTATTATCCCTAAAAATACCTCTGAGAAAATCCCTTCAGAAAACCAGTTGAAGCCCATTGACCAACTACCTGATTTTCTCGAAAAGCAATACCCAACCGCTAAGGACTATGAAATTCACTTTCCATATGCAGACTCAGTCAGTATCTATGTCGAAGTTTCCTATCAGGATGGAATCTATTCTGATGCCGATTACCTGTTCTTTGATCAGTATACACTTGAAGATGTATCCACTCCAAGTGTCTATGGCAAGTACCAAGATGCAAGTTTCCAAGACCATCTTATTCGAATGAACTATGACATTCATGTAGGAGCAATTTTGGGATTACCCACAAAGGTGTTGGCATTTTTGACAAGTCTATTGATTGCAACCTTACCCATTACAGGGCTAGTCATTTACCTTGGAAGAAAGAAAAAGCAAAAACAACGGATATCAACTTACTAA
- a CDS encoding DUF4374 domain-containing protein → MMKKYISIGLLLALGVFASCDDDNEPEVTTEEAKGITLTLKTKGDQEAEYVVTQENLMEGTVSAEGTGFESFDWNFSYTVGKSLFIVGYTNFEAQVYQVNDEGEIYEAAKFLLEAPLEVFGNVNNETMLAMDPPRDGSHSLRKLYSIDAASGAVTSIKEIKIYDVDTGTAGEGVTAWPTALQVVGDKLFIPFYLVDDNGYYTTPQPDKAYVAVYSYPNVESEPIKIIEDDRTSNIGVNGTTTGLIQADNGDLYSFSSGAYLSGFLPVAEKPSGILRIPNGSTEFDENYFFDIENAENGGNLFWFDYVGDNKAIARILTEDVDPASDPDYELYWGAFGRSIFNQKLVIIDLANQTITPVENVPLHAKRYTTPVYVEDGKIYVSIETADDAYIYQVDIESATAVKGAKIEGKTIKGFSNLY, encoded by the coding sequence ATGATGAAGAAGTACATTTCAATTGGACTACTATTAGCGCTTGGTGTTTTCGCAAGCTGTGATGATGATAATGAACCTGAAGTGACTACAGAAGAAGCAAAAGGCATCACACTTACCCTCAAAACCAAAGGTGATCAGGAAGCTGAATATGTGGTTACACAAGAAAACCTGATGGAAGGTACTGTTTCTGCTGAGGGGACAGGTTTTGAGTCATTTGACTGGAACTTCTCTTATACGGTAGGTAAATCACTTTTCATTGTTGGGTATACCAACTTTGAGGCTCAGGTATATCAGGTCAATGACGAAGGAGAGATTTACGAAGCGGCTAAATTCCTACTGGAAGCTCCTTTAGAAGTATTCGGTAATGTAAATAACGAAACCATGCTGGCAATGGATCCTCCTAGAGATGGTTCGCATAGCCTGAGAAAGCTTTATTCAATAGATGCTGCTTCTGGCGCTGTAACCAGTATCAAAGAGATCAAAATCTACGATGTTGATACAGGCACAGCAGGTGAAGGTGTTACGGCATGGCCAACAGCATTGCAGGTAGTTGGCGACAAGCTTTTTATTCCTTTCTATCTGGTTGATGACAATGGCTACTACACTACTCCTCAGCCTGACAAGGCATACGTAGCAGTATACTCATACCCTAACGTAGAAAGTGAGCCAATCAAAATCATCGAAGATGACAGAACCAGTAACATTGGTGTAAACGGCACAACTACTGGTCTTATTCAAGCTGACAATGGCGACCTATACTCATTCTCATCTGGCGCTTACCTGTCTGGTTTCTTGCCTGTAGCTGAAAAACCTTCTGGGATTTTAAGAATTCCAAATGGCTCAACAGAGTTTGATGAGAACTACTTCTTTGATATTGAAAACGCTGAAAATGGTGGTAACCTATTCTGGTTTGACTATGTAGGAGACAACAAGGCCATTGCAAGAATCTTGACTGAGGACGTTGACCCTGCCAGCGACCCTGATTACGAGCTCTACTGGGGAGCCTTTGGTAGATCAATCTTTAACCAAAAGCTGGTAATTATTGACCTTGCCAACCAAACCATTACTCCAGTGGAAAATGTACCGTTACATGCCAAGAGATATACTACGCCTGTGTATGTAGAAGATGGAAAAATTTATGTAAGTATCGAAACAGCTGATGATGCATACATTTACCAAGTAGACATTGAATCTGCTACAGCAGTAAAAGGCGCTAAAATTGAAGGCAAAACAATTAAAGGATTCTCCAACCTTTACTAA
- a CDS encoding TonB-dependent receptor: MLRILFILICTSTISFHSLSQENNAVLTGLVVNSNGEPLPGVTIQLKEISSKGAITNEEGKFEVRNIPKGDYTLIIRGVGFINQHISISYPFSGNLTITLKDDAKVLQNVDVNADKQAKEITESGLNTSIIDVSQFQDMNLDISQLVEASAGVNIRRSGGLGATNQVSINGLSGKQVRFFIDGISMDFLETTLNDLPANIIRSVEIYKGVVPIELASDALGGAINIRTVPPKEELLDVSYSYGSFNTHRSSIVLQKNNNKGLFLRLLTFLNHSDNNYWMDGMPIADSLGNISTYSRVRRFHDQYTSGTANLKFGITDKKIADILSVDFFYSGKKNNMQHPEVSINRVYGGLHSQQNSLSAMMHYLKKWGDFSIEAKTVASQKNSVIYDTLSRRYNWAQEYKYVTSERYDQKSIFHMDDQIFTASLNAKYQVTDQKNLSFNAFHHQVNRQGSDEINENNHAFEFPNKLSKDIISISGNHTSLNERLRASLFAKQYFFKSIINTEEYLEGEFQNVETKADLVKTGYGATASYMLHPSWVMKLSFEKAYRLPESIEILGDGVFVLPSPDLIAESSHNLNYGIIFKKDTQANKLKSEANLFFRPAKDFIRYVNDRGVYGSYHNIADVNIIGIESSTLWKWQNKYAVDFNWTYQSITDQSKYSQGTINENRGNRVPNTPYFFWNIRLGYNLNLAQSNRMTFNWTSSYVHEFFLYWEGMGEQSEKNKIPTQFTNDLDISYIFKEGKYSVSLASRNIFDAKAYDNFSIQKPGRAFYLKFRFYLNNN, encoded by the coding sequence ATGTTGAGAATACTTTTTATCCTGATCTGTACTTCAACAATCTCCTTCCATTCGCTTTCACAAGAAAATAATGCTGTACTCACAGGATTAGTCGTGAATAGTAATGGTGAACCTTTGCCTGGAGTAACCATTCAACTGAAAGAAATAAGCAGTAAAGGCGCTATCACGAATGAGGAAGGGAAGTTTGAAGTCCGCAATATTCCAAAAGGAGATTACACCCTAATTATCAGAGGGGTTGGATTTATCAATCAACATATAAGCATCTCATATCCTTTTTCAGGAAACCTTACAATTACGTTAAAAGACGATGCTAAAGTACTTCAGAATGTTGATGTAAATGCAGATAAACAAGCCAAAGAAATCACGGAATCAGGGCTGAATACCTCTATTATTGACGTCTCTCAATTTCAGGATATGAATCTGGATATCAGTCAGCTGGTTGAGGCAAGTGCAGGAGTAAATATAAGAAGGTCTGGTGGTTTAGGTGCTACCAATCAGGTATCTATCAATGGACTTTCTGGAAAGCAAGTAAGGTTCTTTATAGATGGTATATCTATGGATTTTTTGGAGACTACACTCAATGATCTCCCTGCCAATATCATTCGTTCAGTTGAAATTTATAAAGGTGTAGTTCCCATCGAGTTGGCATCAGATGCATTAGGTGGTGCAATCAATATTAGAACTGTGCCCCCGAAAGAAGAATTGCTGGATGTTTCCTATTCCTATGGTTCATTTAATACGCACCGCTCCTCTATTGTATTACAGAAAAACAATAATAAAGGGCTGTTCTTGAGGTTACTGACTTTTCTCAACCATTCTGACAATAACTATTGGATGGATGGGATGCCCATTGCCGATAGCCTAGGAAACATCTCCACCTACTCACGTGTAAGAAGATTCCATGACCAATATACATCAGGTACTGCAAACCTGAAGTTTGGTATTACAGATAAAAAAATAGCCGATATACTAAGTGTAGACTTCTTCTATTCAGGGAAAAAAAACAACATGCAACACCCTGAAGTATCCATCAACCGTGTTTATGGAGGATTACATTCTCAACAAAACTCCCTTTCGGCAATGATGCACTATTTAAAGAAATGGGGGGATTTCAGTATCGAGGCAAAAACAGTCGCAAGTCAAAAGAACTCCGTAATCTATGATACCTTATCCAGAAGGTATAATTGGGCACAGGAATATAAATACGTCACCAGTGAACGCTATGATCAAAAATCCATCTTCCATATGGATGACCAGATATTCACAGCTTCTCTCAATGCTAAATATCAGGTTACAGATCAGAAAAACTTAAGTTTTAATGCTTTTCACCATCAGGTAAACCGTCAAGGAAGTGACGAAATCAATGAGAATAACCACGCCTTTGAATTCCCTAATAAACTTAGTAAAGATATCATCAGTATCTCAGGAAATCATACCAGCTTAAATGAAAGGCTTCGGGCATCATTGTTTGCAAAGCAATACTTCTTTAAAAGCATAATTAATACTGAAGAGTACCTAGAAGGTGAATTTCAAAATGTAGAAACAAAAGCAGATCTAGTTAAGACGGGCTATGGCGCTACAGCCAGTTATATGCTTCACCCATCATGGGTTATGAAGCTTTCATTTGAAAAAGCATATCGTCTTCCTGAGTCTATTGAAATTTTAGGTGATGGCGTGTTTGTACTTCCATCGCCAGACCTGATCGCTGAAAGTTCTCACAATTTGAATTATGGTATCATATTCAAAAAAGATACACAAGCCAATAAATTAAAGTCTGAAGCCAACCTGTTTTTTAGACCTGCAAAGGATTTCATCAGATATGTCAATGATAGAGGGGTATATGGCAGCTACCATAACATTGCAGATGTCAACATCATCGGCATTGAGTCTTCAACCCTCTGGAAATGGCAAAATAAATACGCTGTAGACTTCAATTGGACATACCAGTCAATTACGGACCAATCCAAATATAGTCAAGGAACTATCAATGAAAATCGAGGAAACAGAGTTCCAAATACCCCTTATTTTTTCTGGAATATCCGATTAGGCTATAACCTAAACCTTGCACAATCCAACAGAATGACTTTTAACTGGACCTCCTCCTACGTTCATGAATTTTTCCTGTATTGGGAAGGTATGGGAGAACAAAGTGAAAAAAATAAGATACCCACTCAATTCACCAACGACCTTGACATAAGCTACATTTTTAAAGAAGGCAAATACAGTGTCTCGCTGGCTTCCAGAAATATTTTTGACGCAAAAGCTTATGACAATTTCAGCATTCAAAAACCTGGAAGAGCATTTTATCTAAAATTCAGATTCTACTTAAACAACAATTAA
- a CDS encoding STM4015 family protein, whose translation MDFKNVALFDPAKGIENPTQPQKVSVDFDSEKPFSEVFDAFLNDPKVGEVRQLHIGQWFDEVAEVFNEVVDQLLENKDKLQGLETLFMADVDQDEAEISWIEQEDMGPVLVAFPNLKHFIVKGSNGLMFTDLKHDNLETLIIQTGGLGSETFDQVLQSSLPKLQVLEIWTGDSNYGADIEAVQVRPLLKGDLFPELRVLGLKNSEIADDIAKELADAPVLEQLHTLDVSMGIMKDEGAEYLLNSKLDHLKKLDVSSNYLSADMIQKIAQKWPNLELISGGQKSPDEYHGEVYYYVDVSE comes from the coding sequence ATGGACTTCAAAAATGTCGCTTTGTTTGATCCTGCAAAAGGGATTGAAAACCCAACACAACCCCAAAAAGTATCCGTTGATTTCGATTCTGAAAAGCCATTTTCAGAAGTATTTGATGCTTTCCTGAATGACCCGAAAGTTGGTGAGGTTCGTCAGCTGCATATTGGTCAGTGGTTTGATGAGGTCGCGGAAGTGTTTAACGAAGTTGTTGATCAGCTTCTTGAAAACAAGGACAAGCTTCAAGGTCTTGAAACGCTGTTTATGGCTGATGTAGATCAGGATGAAGCTGAGATTTCTTGGATTGAGCAGGAAGATATGGGACCAGTACTAGTGGCTTTCCCTAACCTGAAACACTTTATCGTAAAGGGTAGTAACGGATTGATGTTTACAGACCTGAAACATGATAACCTTGAAACACTGATTATCCAGACGGGTGGTTTGGGAAGTGAAACATTTGATCAGGTACTTCAGTCATCTTTACCAAAGCTGCAAGTATTGGAAATTTGGACTGGAGACAGTAATTACGGTGCTGACATTGAGGCAGTGCAAGTGCGCCCTCTGTTGAAAGGAGACCTGTTCCCAGAACTGAGAGTGTTAGGTCTGAAGAACAGTGAAATTGCTGATGACATTGCCAAGGAATTGGCAGATGCGCCTGTACTGGAGCAACTGCATACACTTGACGTTTCAATGGGTATCATGAAGGATGAAGGTGCTGAATACTTGCTGAACAGTAAGTTGGATCACCTGAAAAAACTGGATGTTTCCAGCAATTACCTTTCTGCTGATATGATTCAGAAGATTGCCCAAAAATGGCCTAACCTAGAGCTTATCAGTGGTGGACAGAAATCTCCTGATGAATATCACGGTGAGGTATATTACTATGTGGATGTAAGTGAATAG
- a CDS encoding STM4014 family protein, which produces MKIAILGNPENRRVQQFAQSFGEKEHCGVLSFLEVLEHPDRLPELLAGVDCLKIESSGENHEVFQQILAWGAEEEDRIVQNPISKAEALSLPFDMGLIQHSRQWYLGLQKFLRQIEKVAEQQHIHLLNTPRAILQMADKVQTHQLLEKNGIPKVPYLGVIENYEDLRNLISDTGFKRLFLKLAHASSASGVMAYQCKGEKELLISSATLVVENGKPKVYNSLKLKRYTNHQEIRILIDTLAKQYLLAERWVPKKEFEGDTFDLRLVYINQEVEHAVMRSSKQPMTNLHLGNKRGNLESLKLSLGTEKWCEIQEVVQKAVTVFDGAHVAGVDLLLTGKHYRPKVIEANAFGDLLPNIVNARGESTYQSQIRYLKNNAN; this is translated from the coding sequence ATGAAAATTGCCATTCTCGGAAACCCCGAAAACAGAAGAGTTCAGCAATTTGCACAGTCCTTTGGAGAGAAAGAACACTGCGGTGTTCTTTCTTTTCTGGAAGTATTGGAACACCCTGACCGTTTACCAGAGCTTTTGGCAGGAGTTGATTGCCTCAAGATTGAATCATCGGGTGAAAACCACGAAGTGTTCCAACAAATCCTTGCTTGGGGAGCCGAGGAGGAAGATAGGATTGTCCAAAACCCCATCAGTAAAGCGGAAGCATTGTCATTACCATTTGACATGGGACTTATCCAACATTCCAGACAGTGGTACTTGGGACTGCAAAAGTTTTTGAGGCAAATTGAAAAAGTGGCTGAGCAGCAGCATATTCATTTGCTGAATACACCAAGAGCAATCTTGCAGATGGCTGATAAGGTTCAGACACACCAGTTGCTGGAAAAAAACGGGATTCCAAAAGTGCCTTATTTAGGGGTAATTGAAAACTATGAAGACTTAAGGAACCTGATCAGTGATACTGGTTTTAAACGGTTGTTCCTAAAGCTGGCACACGCTTCTTCTGCTTCCGGAGTAATGGCTTACCAATGCAAAGGCGAAAAGGAATTACTGATTTCTTCGGCTACACTAGTAGTGGAAAATGGGAAACCTAAAGTGTATAATTCACTGAAGCTGAAAAGGTACACCAACCATCAGGAGATCAGGATACTGATCGATACTTTGGCGAAACAATACCTGCTGGCAGAAAGGTGGGTGCCCAAAAAAGAATTTGAAGGGGATACGTTTGACTTGCGTTTGGTGTATATCAACCAGGAAGTGGAACATGCTGTGATGCGTTCCAGCAAACAGCCCATGACAAATCTTCATCTAGGAAACAAGCGAGGCAATCTTGAAAGCCTGAAGCTTAGTTTGGGCACTGAAAAATGGTGTGAAATACAGGAGGTAGTACAGAAAGCAGTAACGGTCTTTGATGGGGCACATGTAGCAGGAGTCGATCTTTTGCTTACAGGAAAACACTATAGACCTAAAGTGATAGAGGCCAATGCCTTCGGAGATTTGTTGCCTAACATTGTTAATGCGAGAGGAGAAAGTACTTATCAATCTCAAATCCGATACCTGAAGAATAATGCCAATTAG
- a CDS encoding HAD family hydrolase: protein MPIRCILFDLDNTLIDRDFAFEKYMEAAFSEGGKPEIWQQHKVTILEKDNHGFTSRRDFFDWLRRTYQLDDSFMQFFDGHLVGTYTAPSCKGIVSVLKQLSAYYKVGILSNGGVQNQQLKLKRSGLGDFFDSNNIFISGALGCAKPDLQIFRKVESQLGFSSDALLIIGDDPQNDIEGGEKAGWSTCHFEYRQGAQQLRQKVEATLI from the coding sequence ATGCCAATTAGATGTATACTTTTTGATCTTGACAACACCCTTATTGACCGTGACTTTGCCTTTGAAAAATATATGGAGGCAGCTTTTTCTGAAGGGGGAAAGCCCGAAATATGGCAACAGCATAAGGTTACTATATTGGAAAAGGATAACCACGGCTTCACAAGTAGGAGGGATTTTTTTGACTGGCTGAGAAGGACTTATCAATTGGATGATTCTTTTATGCAATTTTTTGATGGGCATTTGGTCGGCACATATACAGCACCATCGTGCAAAGGAATTGTATCAGTTTTGAAGCAGTTATCAGCTTATTACAAGGTTGGCATTTTATCTAATGGAGGAGTTCAGAACCAGCAGTTGAAATTGAAGCGATCAGGCTTGGGTGATTTTTTTGACTCAAACAACATTTTTATATCAGGAGCCTTGGGCTGTGCCAAGCCTGATCTTCAAATTTTCAGAAAGGTAGAAAGTCAGTTGGGTTTCAGTTCTGATGCACTATTGATTATTGGGGACGATCCTCAAAATGATATTGAAGGAGGCGAGAAAGCAGGTTGGAGTACCTGTCATTTTGAGTACCGACAGGGAGCACAGCAGTTACGTCAGAAGGTAGAGGCAACCCTGATTTGA
- a CDS encoding STM4013/SEN3800 family hydrolase produces MNANEIVGKRNIIMLTLDTLRYDVAQRLWESGETPNFKKLLPNGWEKRHTPGSFTYAAHHAFFAGFFPTPVSSPKAPRLFATRFAGSETSTDETFLFDSPTIIEGLQEEGYRTACIGGVGFFNRQTPLSNVFPSLFMQSHWSPELGVTAIHSTKNQFEKARDILLSPAQEERHKNVFLFINVSAIHQPNCFYLEGAEKDSIESHAAALKYVDSQLPILMEAVKELGPSCWLMMGDHGTAYGEDGYEGHRLAHEVVWTVPYAEILND; encoded by the coding sequence ATGAATGCAAACGAGATTGTAGGGAAAAGAAATATCATCATGCTTACGCTGGATACCCTGCGTTATGATGTAGCTCAACGGCTATGGGAGTCTGGAGAAACGCCCAATTTTAAAAAGCTTTTGCCCAATGGATGGGAGAAAAGGCATACACCAGGAAGCTTTACCTATGCGGCACATCATGCATTTTTTGCAGGCTTTTTTCCTACACCTGTTTCATCTCCCAAAGCGCCTAGACTTTTTGCAACACGGTTTGCCGGGAGCGAAACCTCTACGGATGAAACGTTTCTATTTGACTCACCAACCATTATTGAGGGACTTCAGGAAGAAGGATACAGGACGGCATGCATTGGAGGGGTGGGATTTTTTAATCGGCAGACACCACTCAGCAATGTATTCCCTTCCCTGTTTATGCAGAGCCATTGGAGTCCTGAACTAGGGGTGACAGCTATTCACTCAACCAAGAACCAGTTTGAAAAAGCAAGAGACATATTACTCAGCCCTGCTCAGGAAGAGAGGCACAAGAATGTATTTCTGTTTATCAATGTTTCAGCTATTCATCAGCCAAATTGCTTCTATCTGGAAGGCGCTGAAAAAGATTCGATTGAATCCCATGCAGCAGCGTTGAAGTATGTAGACAGCCAGTTACCTATCCTGATGGAGGCTGTAAAGGAACTGGGACCTTCCTGCTGGCTAATGATGGGAGACCATGGAACGGCTTATGGAGAAGATGGCTATGAGGGACACCGTCTGGCACATGAGGTGGTGTGGACTGTGCCATATGCTGAGATTTTAAACGACTAA
- a CDS encoding STM4012 family radical SAM protein, translating into MRLKELIEDRAYYNGYAYSYPHKMAYRPFATPKSLKALWKDELKRNLFLYVHIPFCEMRCGFCNLFTVANPKAEIQNPFLTALFSQMEASREALGDDFNFSNFALGGGTPTYLSAEELTLLFDRTKTLLNVDTRQTNSAIEVSPKTITDDKIALLKERGMFRVSMGVQSMIEAEVKAMGRPQKLDEVKRAIEALKAADFPLLNFDLIYGAENQTKESWQYSLKTMVDIAPEEIFLYPLYVRPLTGLGKQGKDWDDFRFQLYQQGRDFLMENGYRQLSMRQFKKETAPDFMHPDYKTHKDGMMGLGAGARSYTEFTHYSHDYAVGSKGVKQIIHNYNQSTKADFETVKYGFNLNLEEKKRRFVIKCLCEGAGLSYQEYQQLFGELPIVDFPQLQELIDLNLVEESTTHLQLNKEGKSLEDVIGPWLYSEAVEEAMGKFELS; encoded by the coding sequence GTGAGACTTAAAGAACTGATTGAAGACCGCGCTTATTACAATGGGTATGCTTATTCGTATCCGCATAAGATGGCTTACAGACCTTTCGCAACACCTAAATCCTTGAAAGCGCTTTGGAAAGATGAGCTTAAGAGAAACTTGTTTCTTTATGTTCATATTCCTTTCTGCGAAATGAGGTGCGGGTTCTGTAACCTGTTTACTGTAGCCAATCCAAAAGCTGAGATCCAGAATCCTTTCCTGACAGCTCTTTTCAGTCAGATGGAAGCAAGCAGGGAGGCATTGGGTGATGACTTTAACTTCTCCAATTTCGCACTTGGTGGAGGAACTCCTACTTACCTCTCAGCTGAGGAGTTGACATTGCTTTTTGACAGGACAAAGACCTTGTTGAACGTGGATACCAGACAAACCAATTCTGCTATTGAGGTATCTCCCAAGACCATTACAGACGACAAGATTGCGTTACTGAAGGAAAGAGGCATGTTCAGGGTAAGTATGGGCGTGCAGAGCATGATCGAAGCCGAAGTGAAAGCTATGGGCAGACCGCAAAAGCTGGATGAAGTCAAGAGAGCGATTGAGGCACTGAAAGCGGCTGATTTCCCATTACTGAACTTTGACCTGATCTATGGGGCAGAAAACCAGACCAAGGAAAGCTGGCAATACTCTTTGAAGACAATGGTAGACATTGCACCTGAAGAGATTTTCCTTTATCCGCTTTATGTCCGTCCTTTGACAGGGCTTGGCAAACAAGGCAAGGATTGGGATGATTTCAGGTTTCAGCTGTATCAGCAAGGAAGGGATTTCCTGATGGAGAATGGTTACAGACAGCTCTCGATGCGTCAGTTCAAGAAAGAAACAGCGCCGGATTTTATGCACCCTGATTACAAGACGCACAAAGACGGCATGATGGGGTTGGGAGCAGGTGCAAGGTCTTATACAGAGTTTACGCACTACAGCCATGACTATGCTGTAGGTAGCAAAGGGGTGAAGCAGATTATACATAATTACAACCAGTCAACGAAGGCTGACTTTGAGACCGTGAAATACGGATTTAACCTCAATCTGGAGGAGAAGAAAAGAAGGTTTGTCATCAAATGTCTTTGTGAGGGAGCCGGTTTATCATATCAGGAATACCAACAGCTTTTTGGTGAACTTCCAATAGTGGATTTTCCTCAGTTACAGGAATTGATAGACCTGAATCTGGTGGAAGAAAGTACAACCCACTTGCAACTCAATAAGGAAGGTAAGTCTTTGGAAGATGTAATTGGCCCTTGGCTGTATTCTGAAGCAGTGGAAGAGGCGATGGGTAAATTCGAACTGTCTTAA